In Rutidosis leptorrhynchoides isolate AG116_Rl617_1_P2 chromosome 2, CSIRO_AGI_Rlap_v1, whole genome shotgun sequence, one genomic interval encodes:
- the LOC139892567 gene encoding heavy metal-associated isoprenylated plant protein 7, whose translation MGEQVEKPPEEKKPEEEKKEEPVKADEKKAEESKDAPPAPPPPPPEIILRVFMHCEGCARKVRRCLKGFDGVEDVQTDCKTHKVVVKGEKADPLKVLERVQKKSHRQVELLSPIPKPPAEVPKVEEKEAPKVEEKKEEPPQVITVVLKVNMHCEACAQEIRKRILRMKGVESADSDLKNSQVTVKGTFEASQLVDHVHKRTGKNAVIVKQDPEPKKEEDKGKEEKKDDGAGEKKEESKDGAAAAEKKEESKDEKKDEAKSDGGAEGSGGGEDLNVMELKRNEYSYYCPPQNYMIPASYPLEAAYGYHPPATQMFSDENPNACTVM comes from the exons ATGGGAGAG CAAGTGGAAAAGCCGCCGGAGGAGAAGAAACCTGAGGAAGAAAAGAAAGAAGAGCCGGTCAAGGCCGATGAGAAGAAGGCGGAGGAGTCAAAAGATGCACCGCCGGCGCCACCACCTCCGCCGCCTGAGATTATTTTGAGAGTTTTCATGCATTGTGAAGGTTGTGCAAGAAAAGTCCGGCGGTGTCTTAAAGGCTTTGATG GAGTTGAGGATGTACAAACGGATTGTAAGACACATAAGGTTGTTGTAAAAGGAGAAAAAGCAGATCCATTGAAGGTTCTTGAAAGGGTGCAAAAAAAAAGTCACCGGCAGGTTGAGTTGCTTTCTCCGATACCCAAACCGCCGGCGGAGGTACCTAAAGTGGAAGAAAAAGAAGCACCAAAGGTTGAAGAGAAAAAAGAAGAG CCACCTCAGGTAATTACAGTGGTTCTTAAAGTGAACATGCATTGTGAAGCTTGTGCTCAAGAAATCAGAAAAAGAATTCTAAGGATGAAAG ggGTTGAAAGTGCTGACTCAGATCTAAAAAACTCACAAGTAACCGTTAAAGGAACATTTGAAGCTTCACAACTAGTTGACCACGTTCACAAACGGACCGGAAAAAACGCCGTAATCGTAAAACAAGACCCGGAACCTAAAAAAGAAGAAGACAAAGGTaaagaagagaaaaaagatgacgGCGCCGGCGAAAAAAAAGAAGAATCTAAAGATGGCGCCGCCGCCGCCGAGAAGAAAGAAGAATCAAAAGATGAGAAGAAAGATGAAGCAAAAAGCGACGGCGGCGCCGAGGGTAGCGGCGGCGGAGAAGATTTGAATGTGATGGAGTTGAAACGAAATGAATATTCTTATTACTGCCCGCCGCAGAATTATATGATTCCGGCGAGTTACCCCTTGGAAGCGGCGTATGGGTACCACCCACCAGCAACACAAATGTTCAGTGATGAAAACCCCAATGCATGTACTGTGATGTAA